Proteins from one Streptosporangium becharense genomic window:
- a CDS encoding class I SAM-dependent methyltransferase yields MNLLTDNPELYELQFPDPDHRAGRFADDLVRRFGGGPRAGNRGDGEKGRGDEKGRGDGEGKRGDREGNRGDGERGRRTRLLDVGCGTGRDAGHLARAGYTVTGLDVSEPMLAHARRHHPDVEFVAADMRSFDLGRRFDVITCLDSALLYCHENADLTAFLARCREHLEPGGLLVAEMRNGAFFLGNTELLDGTSTRSVVWDGVPYTSHTRLWIDHAAQLLRRHRTWEWPGRAEPLHQRSAWRLLFPRELEYFLDTAGFEVLALFDGPGPRTRPPWAPDAPLSTGLSGDRLHVVARLRHSTPERTLPPCTP; encoded by the coding sequence GTGAACCTCCTCACCGACAACCCGGAGCTGTACGAGCTCCAGTTCCCCGACCCCGACCACCGGGCCGGCCGCTTCGCCGACGACCTCGTACGCCGCTTCGGCGGCGGACCCCGGGCGGGCAACCGGGGCGACGGGGAAAAGGGCCGGGGCGACGAAAAGGGCCGGGGCGACGGCGAAGGGAAGCGGGGCGACAGGGAAGGGAACCGAGGCGACGGCGAGAGGGGCCGGCGGACGCGGCTCCTCGACGTCGGCTGCGGCACCGGCCGCGACGCCGGACACCTCGCCCGCGCCGGTTACACCGTCACCGGCCTGGACGTCTCGGAACCGATGCTGGCCCACGCGCGCCGCCACCACCCGGACGTCGAGTTCGTCGCCGCCGACATGCGCTCGTTCGACCTCGGCCGCCGGTTCGACGTGATCACCTGCCTGGACAGTGCCCTGCTCTACTGCCACGAGAACGCCGACCTGACCGCGTTCCTGGCCCGCTGCCGCGAACACCTGGAGCCCGGCGGGCTGCTCGTCGCCGAGATGCGCAACGGCGCCTTCTTCCTCGGCAACACCGAACTGCTCGACGGGACGAGCACCCGGTCCGTGGTCTGGGACGGCGTGCCCTACACCTCCCACACCCGGCTGTGGATCGACCACGCCGCGCAGCTGCTGCGCCGCCACCGGACCTGGGAGTGGCCGGGACGCGCCGAGCCGCTGCACCAGCGCTCGGCCTGGCGGCTGCTCTTCCCCCGGGAACTGGAGTACTTCCTCGACACCGCCGGGTTCGAGGTGCTCGCCCTGTTCGACGGGCCAGGCCCGCGCACCCGGCCCCCGTGGGCCCCTGACGCCCCGCTGTCGACCGGCCTGTCCGGCGACCGGCTCCACGTCGTGGCACGGCTACGGCACTCCACCCCGGAAAGGACCCTTCCCCCATGCACTCCCTGA
- a CDS encoding MFS transporter: MKTFRSFPLSIRLLLVNQMGVNTGFYMLIPYLAGYLGGTLGLSAAVVGVVLGVRNLSQQGLFLIGGTASDRLGARTVIIAGCALRAVGFGLFALDGSLPVLIAASVLSGLAGALFNPAVRAYVAAEAGDRRAEAFSLFNVFANTGALLGPLLGSALLLADFRVAATVAALIFAGLTVAQALTLPARPVPPGEGSVLADWRECLANRGFVAFTLALSGMFALQNQLYLILPMRAEQATGSASSVAALFLVSTIATLLLQVRITRWLKDRLSRRGAIALGMAVMGAAFLTPLLPGLVPVLVAAFGLALGVMIAQPFVLELIPAFGKENVTGTYFGMFYLASGVVAAAGNVVIGWAGDTADRLAWILCAALGLASAVAALRVRIPERTALP, translated from the coding sequence ATGAAGACGTTCCGGTCCTTCCCGCTGTCCATACGGCTTCTGCTGGTGAACCAGATGGGCGTCAACACCGGCTTCTACATGCTCATCCCCTACCTCGCCGGCTACCTCGGAGGCACCCTGGGGCTGTCGGCCGCGGTCGTCGGGGTGGTGCTCGGCGTCCGCAACCTCAGCCAGCAGGGCCTGTTCCTGATCGGGGGAACCGCCTCCGACCGGCTCGGCGCACGGACGGTCATCATCGCCGGGTGCGCGCTGCGCGCCGTCGGCTTCGGCCTCTTCGCGCTGGACGGCTCGCTGCCCGTGCTGATCGCGGCCTCGGTCCTGTCGGGGCTGGCCGGGGCGTTGTTCAACCCGGCGGTACGCGCCTACGTGGCGGCCGAGGCCGGTGACCGCCGCGCGGAGGCGTTCTCCCTGTTCAACGTGTTCGCCAACACCGGGGCGTTGCTCGGCCCGCTGCTGGGCAGCGCGCTGCTGCTGGCCGACTTCCGGGTGGCGGCGACGGTCGCCGCACTGATCTTCGCGGGGCTGACGGTGGCGCAGGCGCTGACGCTGCCGGCGCGGCCCGTCCCGCCCGGCGAGGGGTCGGTGCTCGCCGACTGGCGGGAGTGCCTGGCCAACCGCGGGTTCGTCGCCTTCACGCTGGCGCTGAGCGGGATGTTCGCGCTGCAGAACCAGCTCTACCTGATCCTGCCGATGCGGGCGGAACAGGCCACCGGATCGGCCTCCTCGGTGGCGGCGCTGTTTTTGGTGTCCACCATCGCCACGCTGCTGCTCCAGGTGCGGATCACCCGGTGGCTGAAGGACCGCCTCAGCCGGCGCGGCGCCATCGCGCTCGGCATGGCGGTGATGGGCGCCGCCTTCCTGACGCCGCTGCTGCCCGGTCTGGTCCCGGTGCTGGTGGCGGCCTTCGGCCTCGCCCTGGGCGTGATGATCGCGCAGCCGTTCGTCCTGGAGCTGATCCCCGCCTTCGGCAAGGAGAACGTCACCGGCACCTACTTCGGGATGTTCTACCTCGCCTCGGGCGTGGTCGCCGCGGCGGGCAACGTCGTCATCGGCTGGGCGGGTGACACGGCCGACCGGCTCGCCTGGATCCTCTGCGCGGCACTCGGACTGGCGTCCGCGGTCGCCGCGCTCCGCGTCCGCATCCCGGAAAGGACGGCACTGCCGTGA
- a CDS encoding dipeptide epimerase, with protein MKLTWSVVPLPLREPFRISRSVMSTRDAVQLVLHHDGVSGYGEIVTSAYYGLDVPGIVAALTGLPACPDPETLLAELPDLPYPPGVLAGLDAAAFDLMGKRDGLPVHRLAGHPEWRPVPTAYTIGICDPSRAGETARDLGERGFTVLKVKLGSPDEDDDVARVAAVRAAVPGARLLLDPNGAWTAEQAVRILERMPYADAVEQPVPPGRPDLLAWVSERSPTPVIADEDAVDAADVERLAGAVAGVNVKVAKCGGVRAALRVIDAARGHGMNVMLGCLVASSLGVAPAAHLAGHARWTDLDGHLLLARDPWTGIGGEDGVLRLSGRPGLGVRRAEETGGEENETGGEEGAPWHPGPPGPGVRRADEAG; from the coding sequence GTGAAGCTCACCTGGTCGGTCGTCCCGCTCCCCCTGCGCGAACCCTTCCGGATCTCCCGCTCGGTGATGTCCACCCGCGATGCCGTCCAGCTCGTCCTCCACCACGACGGGGTGAGCGGGTACGGCGAGATCGTGACCAGCGCCTACTACGGGCTGGACGTCCCCGGTATCGTCGCGGCCCTGACCGGGCTGCCGGCGTGCCCCGACCCGGAGACGCTCCTGGCGGAGCTGCCGGACCTGCCGTACCCGCCCGGGGTGCTCGCCGGTCTCGACGCCGCCGCGTTCGACCTGATGGGGAAACGCGACGGGCTGCCGGTCCACCGGCTCGCCGGACACCCCGAGTGGCGCCCCGTGCCCACGGCGTACACGATCGGGATCTGTGACCCCTCGCGGGCGGGGGAGACCGCCCGTGACCTGGGCGAGCGCGGGTTCACCGTGCTGAAGGTCAAGCTGGGCTCGCCCGATGAGGACGACGACGTCGCCCGGGTCGCCGCGGTCCGGGCCGCCGTCCCCGGCGCGCGGCTACTGCTCGACCCGAACGGCGCGTGGACCGCCGAGCAGGCCGTCCGGATCCTGGAACGGATGCCCTACGCGGACGCCGTCGAACAGCCCGTCCCGCCGGGCCGCCCCGACCTGCTGGCCTGGGTGAGCGAGCGCTCCCCGACGCCGGTGATCGCCGACGAGGACGCCGTCGACGCGGCCGACGTGGAACGGCTGGCCGGTGCCGTGGCCGGCGTCAACGTCAAGGTGGCCAAGTGTGGCGGGGTGCGGGCCGCGCTCCGGGTCATCGACGCCGCGCGCGGGCACGGCATGAACGTCATGCTGGGCTGCCTGGTGGCCAGCTCGCTCGGCGTCGCCCCCGCCGCCCACCTGGCCGGCCACGCCCGGTGGACCGACCTCGACGGGCACCTGCTGCTGGCCCGCGACCCCTGGACCGGCATCGGCGGCGAGGACGGCGTGCTGCGGCTCTCCGGCCGCCCCGGGCTCGGCGTCCGGCGGGCGGAGGAGACCGGCGGCGAGGAGAACGAGACCGGTGGCGAGGAGGGGGCACCGTGGCACCCCGGTCCTCCCGGGCCCGGCGTCCGGCGGGCGGACGAGGCGGGATGA
- a CDS encoding PLP-dependent cysteine synthase family protein: MTSAPDLLALVGNTPVTRITAPLPHPHPGFWAKLEGLGAGGMKARAAVSMLLGARARNELRPGAPVVESTSGTLGIGLAFAGQALGHPVVLVVDAELEPSMRALLTAYGVRLETVERPHPVGGWQQARLDRLRQLMDRLPGAYWPDQYRNPDNRAGYASLALELVEQLGRADVLVCSVGTGGHSAGVITELRRHWPGIRLVGVDTVGSTIFGQPARPRLMRGLGSSIHPRNVAYDEFDEVHWVGPAEAADACRRLARHAFVTGGWSTGAVALVAAWAARVEAGARVATVFPDGPHRYLDSIFNDDYRRSRGLTGHPATRPLEITDPGAVEVTGWARCRRVVDPLRAVGVPA; this comes from the coding sequence ATGACCTCCGCACCCGACCTGCTCGCCCTGGTGGGCAACACCCCCGTCACCCGGATCACGGCCCCGCTGCCCCACCCGCACCCCGGCTTCTGGGCGAAGCTCGAAGGTCTCGGCGCGGGCGGCATGAAGGCGAGGGCCGCGGTTTCCATGCTCCTCGGCGCCCGCGCCAGGAACGAGCTCCGGCCCGGGGCGCCCGTGGTGGAGTCCACCAGCGGCACCCTCGGCATCGGCCTGGCCTTCGCCGGTCAGGCGCTCGGACACCCCGTGGTCCTCGTCGTCGACGCCGAGCTGGAACCGAGCATGCGGGCCCTGCTGACCGCGTACGGCGTCCGCCTGGAGACGGTCGAGCGACCGCACCCGGTGGGCGGCTGGCAGCAGGCCCGGCTCGACCGGCTCCGGCAGCTCATGGACCGGCTCCCCGGCGCGTACTGGCCGGACCAGTACCGCAACCCCGACAACCGTGCCGGCTACGCCTCCCTGGCGCTTGAGCTGGTCGAACAGCTCGGCAGAGCCGACGTGCTGGTGTGCAGCGTCGGGACGGGCGGGCACAGCGCGGGCGTCATCACGGAGCTCCGCCGCCACTGGCCGGGGATACGGCTCGTCGGCGTCGACACCGTCGGCTCGACGATCTTCGGCCAGCCGGCGCGTCCGCGCCTCATGCGGGGGCTCGGCAGCAGCATCCACCCGCGCAACGTCGCCTACGACGAGTTCGACGAGGTGCACTGGGTCGGGCCCGCGGAGGCCGCAGACGCCTGCCGCCGCCTCGCCCGGCACGCCTTCGTCACCGGGGGCTGGAGCACCGGGGCGGTCGCGCTCGTCGCCGCCTGGGCCGCGCGGGTGGAGGCCGGGGCCCGGGTGGCGACCGTGTTCCCCGACGGCCCGCACCGCTACCTGGACTCGATCTTCAACGACGACTACCGCCGCAGCCGCGGGCTGACCGGGCATCCGGCGACCCGTCCCCTGGAGATCACCGATCCGGGCGCCGTCGAGGTGACCGGCTGGGCCCGCTGCCGCCGGGTCGTCGACCCGCTGCGCGCGGTGGGGGTCCCGGCGTGA
- a CDS encoding Rossmann-like domain-containing protein produces the protein MKPATAGTLDDLVTDVLAGRMGDDPARHRISVGFVTRQGAHHATRGRGYRNHVISLRLGAAVGSCAVEPDEIPDDAVYECVGRDVATLLAHPLPAVRVAALDAYLMHEHPHDPAAAVTVPAGSSLDKSLARATAVVDLLPAGPGRRVLVIGVVNSLLHRLRERGARYVPCDLKGGETEWGEPHVTDAVAALDDCDAVLASGMTLGNGTFDPLLRHARETGKPLVFFAQTGSAVLRRFVGAGVTAVSAEPYPFFWLDGGPTVIYRYRGENTR, from the coding sequence ATGAAGCCGGCGACCGCGGGCACCCTCGACGACCTGGTGACGGACGTCCTGGCCGGCCGGATGGGCGACGACCCCGCCCGGCACCGGATCAGCGTCGGATTCGTCACCAGGCAGGGAGCGCACCACGCCACACGCGGGCGCGGCTACCGCAACCACGTGATCAGCCTCAGACTCGGCGCCGCGGTGGGATCCTGCGCCGTCGAGCCGGACGAGATCCCCGACGACGCGGTGTACGAATGCGTGGGCCGCGACGTGGCGACGCTGCTGGCGCACCCGCTGCCCGCGGTGCGGGTGGCCGCCCTGGACGCGTACCTGATGCACGAGCACCCCCACGACCCCGCCGCCGCCGTGACCGTGCCCGCGGGATCGTCCCTGGACAAGTCGCTGGCCAGGGCCACGGCGGTGGTCGACCTCCTCCCGGCCGGGCCCGGCCGGCGGGTGCTGGTGATCGGCGTGGTCAACTCGCTCCTGCACCGCCTGCGGGAGCGCGGGGCCCGCTACGTGCCGTGCGACCTCAAGGGCGGCGAGACCGAGTGGGGCGAGCCCCACGTGACCGACGCCGTGGCCGCGCTGGACGACTGCGACGCCGTGCTGGCCTCGGGCATGACGCTCGGCAACGGGACGTTCGACCCCCTGCTGCGGCACGCGCGGGAGACCGGCAAACCTTTGGTGTTCTTCGCCCAGACCGGCAGCGCCGTGCTCCGCCGGTTCGTCGGCGCCGGGGTCACCGCCGTCTCGGCGGAACCGTACCCCTTCTTCTGGCTCGACGGCGGCCCGACCGTCATCTACCGCTACCGCGGGGAGAACACCCGATGA
- a CDS encoding ATP-grasp domain-containing protein has protein sequence MGHLLMVESWVGAMSTLLPRAILEAGHRFTFLTRDLHHYLRAPAGAVPHPLLAADNVVTEETNDVPALLDRVERLHEVFGFDGVISSCDYYLGTVARIGAHLGLPGAKPEAVERAYRKDLTREALRGAGLAGPAFAVTSGWAETSARAEEIGYPLVIKPVDLCAGMYVRKVGDREQLRDAYLALEGFPVNARRQTRTPLVLLEELLTGPEISVETVAFEGETTVIGVTDKSVTGEPWFVESGHMFPAALDPDVTRAAGETALAALAAVGLDHGVAHTELKLTPDGPKVVEINPRPAGNQITELVRRVTGVDIPMAYAQLALGERPRLTPAETGVRSAAIAFLIPPRPGTLSAVHGTGRLAEAGDVVEWRVKDPGFRAGEGTSNNDYLGHVMVADTSGPGARSRAEELVAALTVEYA, from the coding sequence TTGGGGCACCTGTTGATGGTCGAGAGCTGGGTGGGGGCGATGAGCACCCTTCTCCCGCGGGCGATCCTGGAGGCGGGCCACCGGTTCACCTTCCTGACCCGCGACCTGCACCACTACCTGCGTGCCCCGGCCGGTGCCGTCCCGCATCCCCTGCTCGCCGCCGACAACGTGGTCACCGAGGAGACCAACGACGTCCCGGCCCTGCTCGACCGCGTCGAGCGGCTGCACGAGGTGTTCGGCTTCGACGGGGTGATCTCCTCCTGCGACTACTACCTCGGCACGGTCGCCCGGATCGGCGCCCATCTGGGGCTGCCCGGCGCCAAGCCCGAGGCGGTGGAGCGGGCCTACCGCAAAGACCTGACCCGCGAGGCGCTGCGTGGCGCAGGGCTGGCCGGGCCGGCGTTCGCCGTCACGAGCGGGTGGGCGGAGACCTCGGCACGCGCCGAGGAGATCGGCTACCCCCTGGTGATCAAGCCGGTCGACCTGTGCGCCGGGATGTACGTGCGCAAGGTCGGCGACCGGGAACAACTTCGCGACGCCTACCTGGCCCTGGAGGGCTTCCCCGTCAACGCGCGCCGGCAGACGCGGACCCCCCTCGTCCTGCTGGAGGAGCTCCTGACCGGCCCCGAGATCAGCGTGGAGACGGTCGCCTTCGAAGGCGAGACCACCGTCATCGGCGTGACCGACAAGAGCGTCACCGGCGAGCCGTGGTTCGTGGAGAGCGGCCACATGTTCCCCGCCGCGCTCGACCCCGACGTGACGCGGGCGGCCGGTGAGACGGCGCTCGCCGCACTGGCCGCGGTCGGCCTGGACCACGGGGTGGCGCACACCGAGCTCAAACTGACCCCGGACGGTCCGAAGGTGGTGGAGATCAACCCCCGCCCGGCCGGGAACCAGATCACCGAGCTGGTCCGCCGGGTCACCGGCGTCGACATCCCGATGGCCTACGCCCAGCTCGCCCTGGGGGAGCGTCCCCGGCTCACCCCGGCCGAGACCGGGGTGCGCAGCGCGGCCATCGCCTTCCTCATCCCTCCGCGGCCGGGGACGCTCTCGGCGGTCCACGGCACCGGGCGGCTCGCCGAGGCCGGCGACGTCGTCGAGTGGCGGGTGAAGGACCCGGGCTTCCGCGCCGGCGAGGGGACGAGCAACAACGACTACCTCGGCCACGTGATGGTCGCGGACACCTCGGGGCCGGGAGCCCGGTCCCGGGCCGAGGAGCTGGTGGCCGCCCTCACCGTGGAGTACGCATGA
- a CDS encoding DinB family protein, translating into MTENTTGDVNHYSPDWAAGARRPLPLIGDERAVLTAYLDWHRHTFELKCSGVPAERLSDRGVPPSTMSLHGLVRHLAAVERWWFRRQFAGEEVPLLYYSDDDPDQDFETLDGDVLEAFAVWRAECRRSREIVAAAPSLDLTGTRASDGEPISLRVIMVKMIAEYARHNGHADLLRERIDGATGH; encoded by the coding sequence GTGACCGAGAACACCACAGGCGACGTCAACCACTACTCGCCCGACTGGGCCGCCGGCGCCCGCCGGCCCCTTCCCCTCATCGGCGACGAACGGGCGGTCCTGACCGCCTACCTCGACTGGCACCGGCACACCTTCGAGCTCAAATGCTCCGGTGTCCCGGCGGAGCGGCTCTCCGACCGGGGCGTCCCGCCGTCCACGATGAGCCTGCACGGCCTGGTCCGTCACCTGGCCGCGGTCGAGCGGTGGTGGTTCCGCCGGCAGTTCGCCGGCGAGGAGGTGCCGCTCCTCTACTACTCGGACGACGATCCCGACCAGGATTTCGAAACCCTCGACGGCGACGTCCTGGAGGCGTTCGCCGTGTGGCGGGCGGAGTGCCGGCGTTCCCGCGAGATCGTCGCCGCGGCGCCCTCCCTCGACCTGACCGGTACCCGGGCATCCGACGGTGAGCCGATCTCGCTGCGCGTGATCATGGTGAAGATGATCGCCGAGTACGCCCGGCACAACGGGCACGCCGACCTGCTCCGCGAGCGGATCGACGGCGCCACCGGCCACTGA
- a CDS encoding LysE family translocator → MDVYTSLVSFAAVVGLLTLTPGLDTALILRTSLLSGRASAWAVVLGIQAGTLSWGALTAAGLSALLAASQLAYDILRWAGAVYLVWMGVQMLWHSRRSGPDEAATPDQPSGDSRWSAFRRGLLTNLLNPKVGVFYIAMLPQFMPDDVPHVVMGLLLAGVHVGEGLLWSALLIGFAGLVRGWLRRPSVRRGLDRLTGLVVVGFGLRMAAQQS, encoded by the coding sequence GTGGACGTCTACACCTCGCTTGTCTCATTCGCCGCCGTCGTCGGTCTGCTGACCCTCACCCCCGGTCTGGACACCGCGCTCATCCTGCGCACGTCGCTGCTCTCCGGCAGGGCGTCGGCCTGGGCCGTGGTGCTCGGCATCCAGGCCGGGACACTGTCGTGGGGCGCCCTGACCGCGGCCGGCCTCTCCGCGCTCCTCGCGGCCTCGCAGCTCGCCTACGACATCCTGCGCTGGGCGGGCGCCGTCTACCTCGTGTGGATGGGTGTCCAGATGCTCTGGCACAGCCGCAGGAGCGGGCCGGACGAGGCCGCGACGCCCGACCAGCCGAGCGGCGACAGCCGGTGGTCAGCGTTCCGCCGCGGCCTGCTGACCAACCTGCTCAACCCGAAGGTCGGCGTCTTCTACATCGCGATGCTTCCCCAGTTCATGCCGGACGACGTGCCCCACGTCGTGATGGGCCTGCTGCTGGCGGGTGTCCACGTCGGCGAGGGCCTGCTGTGGAGCGCCTTGCTCATCGGGTTCGCCGGCCTGGTCCGCGGCTGGCTGCGCAGGCCCTCGGTCCGGCGCGGCCTGGACCGGCTCACGGGTCTCGTCGTGGTCGGCTTCGGCCTCCGGATGGCGGCCCAGCAGTCGTAG
- a CDS encoding GH1 family beta-glucosidase: MSSSPFPGRTFPENFVWGTATAAYQVEGAAAEDGRGPSIWDTFSHTPGLVDNGDTGDIACDHYHRMGEDLDILSGLGVGAYRFSISWSRVLPGGGDRLNQRGLDFYSALVDGLRARGIAPVATLYHWDLPQELEDAGGWPHRDTALRFAEYARRMGEALGDRVDTWITLNEPWCSAYLGYASGVHAPGRTDPAAALAALHHLNLGHGLAARALRSVVDPAARIAVTLNLHHVRGVSDADADAVRRVDALANRAFLGPMLDGAYPRDLIDDTAAVTDWSFVHDGDEATACAPVDLLGVNYYNPVLVRRWDGSGPRVTADGHADGAASPWIACDDVEFVQQPGPYTEMGWNIDETGLTELLVRLRDEYPGTPMMITENGAAFADVPDGDGRVRDERRIDYLHRHLTAVADAIDAGVDVRGYFVWSLMDNFEWARGYAKRFGIVYVDRDTLRRTWKDSAHWYREVVTAGALPAGPGGERAGTPAS; the protein is encoded by the coding sequence ATGTCATCATCGCCCTTCCCGGGCCGGACCTTCCCCGAGAACTTCGTCTGGGGCACCGCCACCGCCGCCTACCAGGTCGAGGGCGCCGCCGCCGAGGACGGCCGCGGGCCGTCGATCTGGGACACCTTCTCCCACACCCCCGGCCTGGTCGACAACGGCGACACCGGAGACATCGCCTGCGACCACTACCACCGGATGGGGGAGGACCTGGACATCCTGTCCGGGCTGGGCGTCGGCGCCTACCGGTTCTCCATCTCCTGGTCGCGGGTGCTGCCCGGCGGCGGCGACCGGCTCAACCAGCGCGGCCTCGACTTCTACTCGGCGCTGGTCGACGGGCTGCGGGCCAGGGGCATCGCGCCGGTGGCGACGCTCTACCACTGGGACCTGCCGCAGGAGCTGGAGGACGCCGGCGGCTGGCCGCACCGGGACACCGCACTGCGGTTCGCCGAGTACGCGCGGCGGATGGGCGAGGCCCTCGGCGACCGGGTCGACACCTGGATCACCCTCAACGAGCCGTGGTGCTCGGCCTACCTGGGGTACGCCTCCGGCGTGCACGCCCCGGGCCGGACCGACCCGGCCGCGGCGCTGGCGGCGCTGCACCACCTGAATCTCGGGCACGGGCTCGCCGCACGGGCGCTGCGTTCCGTGGTCGACCCGGCCGCCCGGATCGCGGTCACCCTCAACCTGCACCACGTGCGGGGGGTGTCCGACGCGGACGCCGACGCGGTACGGCGCGTCGACGCGCTCGCCAACCGGGCCTTCCTCGGCCCGATGCTCGACGGGGCCTATCCCCGCGACCTGATCGACGACACCGCCGCCGTCACCGACTGGTCCTTCGTCCACGACGGCGACGAGGCGACCGCGTGCGCACCCGTCGACCTGCTCGGCGTCAACTACTACAACCCGGTCCTGGTCCGCCGGTGGGACGGGTCGGGCCCGCGGGTGACGGCCGACGGGCACGCCGACGGCGCCGCCTCCCCCTGGATCGCGTGCGACGACGTCGAGTTCGTCCAGCAGCCCGGCCCCTACACGGAGATGGGCTGGAACATCGACGAGACCGGTCTGACGGAGCTGCTCGTGCGGCTGCGCGACGAGTACCCCGGCACGCCGATGATGATCACTGAGAACGGGGCCGCCTTCGCCGACGTCCCCGACGGCGACGGCCGTGTCCGCGACGAGCGGCGGATCGACTACCTGCACCGTCACCTGACCGCGGTGGCCGACGCGATCGACGCGGGCGTGGACGTGCGCGGCTACTTCGTCTGGTCGTTGATGGACAACTTCGAGTGGGCACGCGGCTACGCCAAGCGGTTCGGGATCGTGTACGTCGACCGGGACACGCTGCGGCGCACCTGGAAGGACAGCGCTCACTGGTACCGGGAGGTGGTCACCGCCGGCGCGCTGCCGGCCGGCCCGGGGGGCGAACGGGCGGGCACGCCCGCCTCCTAG